A genomic region of Canis aureus isolate CA01 chromosome 16, VMU_Caureus_v.1.0, whole genome shotgun sequence contains the following coding sequences:
- the TRUB2 gene encoding pseudouridylate synthase TRUB2, mitochondrial — MGSCALARLQGLFAVYKPPGLKWKHLRDTVELQLLKGVNAGKPPAPEQRVRFLLGPVGSDEEKELTLTATSVPTLTNHPLVCGPAFTSLKVGVGHRLDAQASGVLVLGVGHGRRLLTSMYNAHLTKDYTIRGLLGKATDDFCEDGQLVEKSTYDHVTREKLDRILALIQGSHQKALVMYSNLDLQTQEAYDMAVRGLIRPMDKSPMLVTGIRCLYFAPPEFLMEVQCMHETQKQLRRLVHEIGLELKTTAVCSQVRRTRDGFFTLDDALLRTQWDLHSIQDAIQAAAPRVAAQLEKSLRPGHPAASMSRPALGLQRA; from the exons ATGGGGTCCTGCGCCCTGGCGCGGCTGCAGGGGCTCTTCGCGGTCTACAAACCCCCGGGGCTAAAGTGGAAGCACCTGCGGGACACCGTGGAGCTGCAGCTTCTGAAGG GTGTCAATGCTGGGAAGCCTCCTGCCCCTGAACAGCGTGTTCGTTTCCTGCTAGGACCCGTAGGAAGCGATGAAGAGAAGGAGCTTACCCTCACAGCCACCAGTGTGCCCACCCTCACCAACCATCCCCTGG tCTGCGGACCAGCATTCACCAGCCTGAAGGTTGGTGTGGGACACCGTCTGGATGCCCAGGCGTCTGGGGTGCTTG TACTCGGCGTGGGACATGGACGCAGGCTCCTCACCAGCATGTACAATGCTCACCTCACCAAG GATTACACAATACGTGGCCTCCTGGGCAAAGCCACAGATGACTTCTGTGAGGATGGGCAGCTGGTGGAGAAGTCAACATATG ACCATGTGACTAGAGAGAAGCTGGACCGAATCCTGGCCCTGATCCAGGGCTCCCATCAGAAGGCCCTGGTGAT GTACTCCAACCTGGACTTGCAGACCCAAGAGGCCTATGATATGGCTGTGAGAGGCTTAATCCGGCCCATGGATAAGTCCCCGATGCTGGTAACGGGCATCCGATGCCTCTACTTTGCACCTCCGGAATTCCTCATGG AGGTGCAGTGCATGCATGAGACACAGAAGCAGCTGAGAAGGCTGGTGCATGAGATCGGCCTGGAGCTGAAGACCACTGCTGTCTGCTCCCAAGTACGGCGTACACGTGATGGCTTTTTCACTCTGGACGATGCCCTCCTGAGGACCCAGTGGGACTTACACAGCATCCAGGATGCCATCCAGGCTGCTGCTCCCCGGGTGGCAGCGCAGCTGGAGAAGAGCTTGAGGCCAGGGCATCCAGCAGCTTCCATGTCCAGGCCGGCTCTGGGACTCCAGAGGGCCTAG
- the COQ4 gene encoding ubiquinone biosynthesis protein COQ4 homolog, mitochondrial, producing MATLLRSALRPLRALGGRRGPAADVWLRGARHGAGLLYPGHLPTSPLQKALLAAGSAGMALYNPYRHDMVAVLGETTGYYALKFLRDQMRKDPEGAEILQKRPRISLSTLDLDKLRSLPEGSLGQEYLRFLDVNRVSPDTRAPTRFVDDEELAYVIQRYREVHDILHTLLGMPTNLLGEITVKWFEAVQTHLPMCILGALFGPIRLSAQSLQVLISELIPWAVQNGHRAPCVLNLYYERRWEQPLRALREELGITDAPTCMSGAWPRP from the exons ATGGCGACGCTGCTGCGCTCGGCCCTACGCCCTCTCCGCGCGCTCGGCGGCCGCCGAGGGCCAGCTGCAG ATGTGTGGCTCCGAGGCGCGCGCCATGGCGCCGGCCTGCTCTACCCgggccacctccccacctccccgctGCAGAAGGCGCTGCTGGCTGCCGGCTCGGCCGGAATGGCTCTCTATAACCCGTACCGGCACG acATGGTCGCAGTCCTAGGGGAGACCACAGGATACTATGCCCTGAAGTTCCTCAGGGACCAGATGAGGAAGGATCCAGAGGGTGCCGAGATCCTACA AAAGCGGCCCCGGATCTCACTGTCCACCCTTGACCTGGACAAGCTCCGTAGTCTGCCTGAGGGCTCCCTTGGCCAAGAGTATCTCCGTTTCCTGGATGTGAAT AGGGTCTCCCCAGATACCCGAGCACCCACCCGATTCGTGGACGACGAAGAGCTAGCATATGTGATTCAGCGGTACCGGGAGGTTCACGACATACTCCACACCTTGCTGGGGATGCCCACCAACCTCCTCG GGGAGATCACTGTGAAGTGGTTTGAGGCTGTCCAGACCCACCTGCCCATGTGCATCCTGGGTGCTCTCTTTGGACCAATCCGGCTCAGTGCCCA GAGTCTGCAAGTGCTGATTTCAGAGCTGATCCCGTGGGCAGTTCAGAATGGGCACAGAGCGCCATGTGTCCTCAACCTGTACTACGAGCGGCGCTGGGAGCAGCCCCTGAGAGCTCTCCGGGAGGAGCTGGGCATCACAGATGCCCCCACGTGCATGTCAGGGGCCTGGCCTAGGCCCTGA